The Phalacrocorax carbo chromosome 21, bPhaCar2.1, whole genome shotgun sequence genome has a window encoding:
- the LOC135316658 gene encoding protein ELYS-like — MVDGMVSQLGDQAEKLWRREEGGTGKYPPPGLHALLELYLLEGVEEIYKHAITIYLLLDIIHSFPNKTGTSIDSFTAAFAIPWSLVKFIQGFWLLDHKDYENSLALLVEPTATKPVSWQDVRILQSLMCQGEHRRALRYTQVMKLSVSSCSEVRLFLTVLLSNRCMVEAWGLLQEHTTKLKVEELLKDMYDICQGMGLVEDFLKLPFTDAQQKCLEKFLQNHAILLVQHLQRANCVPALQLNQAMNVHLMLSVKVLPSVPVSLRGY, encoded by the exons ATGGTCgatgggatggtttcccagttAGGAGACCAGGCTGAGAAGTTGTGgcggagagaggaaggaggaactgggaaaTATCCACCTCCTGGTTTACAT gcactgctggagctctatttgctagaaggcgTTGAAGAAATCTACAAACATGCCATT acaatttacttgctgctagacatcaTACATtcctttccaaataaaacaggaaCTTCAATCGACTCCTtcacagctgcctttgccatcccttgGAGTCTTGTTAAGTTTATTCAAGGTTTTTGGCTTCTAGACCACAAGGACTATGAA aactccctggccctgctggttgaaccaactgcaaccaaacctgtgtcgtggcaaGACGTGCGAATTCTTCagtccctcatgtgccaaggagagcataggCGAGCCCTCAGATACACACAGGTTATGAAGCTATCGGTCTCCAGCTGTAGCGAAGtgcggcttttcctcactgtgctgttgtccaatag GTGCATGGTGGAGGCTTGGGGTCTGCTGCAGGAACACACCACTAAGTTAAAGGtggaagagctattaaaagacatgtatgacatctgtcAGGGGATGGGACTAGTGGAAGACTTCCTgaagctgcctttcacagaTGCCCaacaa aagtgtttggagaaatttttacaGAATCATGCAATTCTTTTAGTCCAGCATctgcagcgtgccaactgtGTGCCAGCACTACAGCTGAACCAGGcgatgaacgttcatctcatGCTAAGTGTAAAAGTTCTGCCAAGTGTGCCAGTTTCTCTCAGGGGTTACTAA